The stretch of DNA ttctgtaatcaagcctcactatggcaataaattaaaaaatgttattgatcacactactgtgcaactagaacttcttctgagtgtaatctcagaggccagtcttgcaaccaatttaccttttcattgaagaaatgccctgagacagggacaaagaacttcaatattttctgtgtagttctggccagtacttgtgttcattccaacttcacaagttggcaaggtgttttcttttagacagctgcctttatgggggcattcaggaggttaagtggctattgcagagtggcagcactctaaatgaactgctgccttggttcaaggagaaggttgacaactttcaaataatgctcttagaacatgttacgtttaattaacgcattgtaaatacatgtatgattgattgtaaaggtgatttcagaaaaccctgcccaaattatcttgttgatgaaaactgttgagattgcatgggcaataccctagtgtgcaaactgaaccaaacgttgtaaacacttcatgcttcaaaaacaaatatggaacactcaccgtagcctcggttagtttctgcagcgcatattcccaaacaaatttaactgggtttggatctcaaggcccaaaaattccacacaaataaattacacagatctgatgtgtctccttaaattaaatcaccacgatctcacttccaaaattcacaccgtcaagagttataaagtgataaggcagaagacgagatcaaacgatcgaaatggacacttcgcgtctcatgcacgatttgtgctccctatctggcgcatgcgcagtcgtttttcagctctgtctcctgtttttcagctctgtctcctgtctctgtggtcaaagcgggccatcagcgcgcccaacaatttgatcgacagtcatcactacaaacgtcacaaaaagataagaatgacagaattccattcaccctcactttccatcctcataatcacgcagtcaaaagcatcattcttagtaattttaaattactccaaaatgatcccgagactggtagaatcttttcgcaacctccacttatttcattcaaacgcgacaaaaacgtaggcaactttttagttagaagcgcgctcaaaactaacgagcaacccggcactttcaaatgcgcgcgctcacgatgcaaaacttgtcttttcattgttaacactagcaagatatcgggacctaagcgatctgttaagatcaccgatcgtttcacatgtacctccgcaaatgtcatttattgcataacctgcacgttatgcaataaattatacattggtgagacaggtagacgactaggtgaccgattccgcgaacaccttcgcgatgttgagaagaatgacaaggatgcatccaagccagtcgctcgccatttcaatctgcctaaccactccaaaaaacacatggctatctgcggcctttccctacatctaggtacgacggaaagccgcaagaatctggaacaaaaattcatctttcaaatcggcacccttaatcctcacggtattaaccaacgcttttcatttaactaatatattcctatttttcacgttgccatgttaccaccaatagcgtagctcctactctactataaaaactacacgtaacccataatccctcgattcgctctgacgaagggctaacgctcgaaacgtcagcttttagaatctctgtacggtggccaatttacattatcaactctgttgataaaaccaaatttctgtcCAACTCAACAGAttattaaaatttgaacaaatgtACGAGCGGCCTGGAGAGAGGTTAAAGTACGTGGGGAAATCtcatttgtcgtccgccattttgaaacattgatGGCGGGAAATAGGTGAGCATGCTCAGTGGTTTTTGAGACCTGTGGGCTAACCTCCTGATGTAAAGATATATCCGCGAGTTTCAAGGTGCAAAGAGTGAAAGCTCTTCTTAATCTCGTCCAACACACTCACTCGGTCCTTTATCTAACAAAGATTATCTTGATTAATGATATTCATGGTTACATAACTTGGAGCAAATAGACGCAGCTGCAAATGAACATCCAACCACCTGAATTAACGAAGCAATCTATGTAAACACGGTTCTGCTATTACACACCACAATATGACAAAAATTCCGTGTTATCACTTAAGGCCATTAAGGTGTAGTTGGGTCTCTAGGATAACGTTTCCATATGCGGGTGTTTTCATGTGATTGAAATAACTAAACTCAAAGTTCTGAGCGTACATTGGTCaattttttattattcatctgggCCTTATAATGCTATTCATGTTTATTTTGATTACAGGAAAATATAGTACAACCTCAAACAAGCAGAGAAATTTACAATGAACATGGTGCAACTTAGTTTGGATGAAGTTTTTACAGTTCTCCCATTTTGTCAACGTTGGACGTTGCTTACTTCTTAACACCAGGGAGTTTTAGCATcaacgacgggaacggcaacgacaacCCCATAAACTAAGAATTTGATTAGTCGCGTGTgcaaaaataatcgtgctgcacgtgcggcacgctcTTATGAACAAGTCCATGCcgtcctctgcaaaacaacaacgtgaaattaccacaTTTGCCGTTTTGATGAACACTTGAGCATACAACCGTTAATCTTTAGTTCTGTGTATTTACTTTGATAGCGCTCAGACTAATCCAGTTGCACGGTTCTTCGTTAACATTGTACAATGCGAACAAGATGGGATAATCGCAAAATAGTCACAGTTGcgtaagtgtttatttttaagtgaCGTTTTTCTTGCCGTCTCCGTCATcattgctaaaactccctaccGCCGGCTGAGACCCGACGAACCTTTTCTCTCTTGAGAAGTAAAAAAATTCGCTACTGTATCGTGGCTTTGTCCATCTGCATGACTATGATTGTTTATAGGCGCCAATGCCGAAGACGATAATTTGTAACGGTGACGACTATTTTAATTGAAGATAACGAATAGGACATTTTTCACTCTctattaaattattgtttcccactttcctttcctttcctctctctttctctctctctctggaTTTTTCTAGTTAAGATTGCGCTATAGTTAGCTAATTAAGATTTTACTGTTTAAAGAACTGtactctttatttatttttgtattcCTTCTCGAGCAATTTTCGCCCAATTTTTTCGAGTCAGCAACCAGCAACACTTTTGATTAGTTTGCACAGCCATACAGCTCAACTCGCATGGAGATGTGGTGATGCCATGACATTACCGAGAGCCGAACATATCGACTAAAAATTTGGGGCCACAACTTGTGTGAGACGATTGTTCCACTATCTGAGTTTGCCGTAAAAACCTGAAAAAGAGATTTGTCATTTGTTTCGTTGTCGTTGAAAAAGTGCTGTGGTAAACTTTTATGTGACCTCGAAAGGAGAGCATCGAGATGAAAAGGGTGGGACGGAATGGAAACTGTACTGAGCAGTTACCTTACACTGCACCAAAGCTTCTAAGCTCATAATTTATTGGCTTTCACCAACTGCACCTTCAGAGGTAAGGAAAGGTGGGCATTCCTCTTCTACGCCTATCCCCACGCTTTATCGAAATCTAAATGATAGTAAGTAGAATCAACCAGCGGAGAAATAGACCCAGGTCTTGGAATAGCGTGATGGTCGCCTTCAGCAGCAAATGAACCTTTCATGAATGTCATCTCAACATGGGACAGTCACCCACCCCACTACCCTTAGCTATAGCATATTCAATCCGGCTGGTCAACTTCTCATGACGTTACAGAAAACAACTTTTGTTACTGCCCCTTGACATGCTCCAGGTCTTGGAATTTAGAATGATGACCCGCGCAGCAACAGTACGAGTCTATTTCACGACATTTACCTTCACAACACCGTTATTCTGATATTCCTTCCACTTTGCTCCATCTGAGCTGAACAGTTTATATGATGTCACCCACTGAAAGTAAACGGTGGAAGGACTCCCCTGCGTGGCTATTTTGTTCACCACCCTCTTCTTTCCCAGGTCAATTTGCAAGTACTGTCCAATAGCATTTTGGTATGCTGACCACGAACCGGTACTTCCACTCTTTTGGATATTATTAAGGCGGGCCTGCCATGGTTCGTACCCTGGTCCATAATACGAAGAAGCTGTCATTTCCCCGTTTGGTATCTCATTATTTTCCATTCCAAGGGGTTGAATGGGGCATGCTGTGGGCAGAAAGACAAATACTTTCTTATTTACATTCACTTGTAGGAGTAATTTCAATAAAGCCTACAAAAACACCCTCCGCTTTGATGGCGCGCTGAAGTTTAGATATGTATTGAAAACAAATAGCGAATTAGTACGCTATATCAGCCGTTTGAATTGTCACATAACTTTTGCTCAAAGCATACCTTCGCAGATCAGGGATGACGAACAATTCATTTGCCTCCCACAATCGAGCTTTTTTCTGCAAGGCGTGGGTCGGAAAATGTCCCCCGTGTAAATGGTATACGGCCTATACCCCATGTCTTCTGGGTGCGACGCATGCGTCTTATCGTTTAATTCGCAGCGTTTGTCTATTCGGTAAAAGTTGCTGCTATGGCAACCTGGATATTCAATGCACGGCATCATGCAATCCTCGATTCGCTCAGTGGTCTCTGTCTTGAAAGTGTGGTTTTGAAGAACTTGTCCCTGCACAGAATAAGAGGCCGTACAAGGATCCGCAATACCTTTCCTCAGCAGTAAATAAATAGGAACAAATGCAATGGCAAAATTCATTCCTATGAAGATCGAAAAAGAACACATTAAATGTCTTACAATCAATCGTGGCGTGTTTATTCAATTTATCAACGAGTGTTTTAAAATCGGGTTTATAAAAAGAAATTATCATTTCGGCATTTCATATTTGACGCATTGCGTTTGTGAGTAGGAGACTTTGTTACCTTTAAGTTAATTAAGCGCAAATACCGGTATATGGACGACATATTCTTCCGCGGAATTCAACTTGCTCCCTCGGGATTCGACCTCGAACCAAACGCTGCGATGTTATATGTGTTTCCTAAAATTGTATGGGCTCAGTAACAGATGGTAATGGAACCAAGTTATTCgggaaaaaataacaatgaattTTGGATTGCATATTGTTATTGCGCTTACAGGCAAACGCCCTAAAAGTCGCTTAAGATGATAAACCTTGCCTAACGTTAATTTTTGTGTCATCAAGACAGTACACGGAAGTTGCACATGCTTATTCGGTGTTCTCTTTAATGTCTCCTTAtcaaataaaacataaatctTGCCGAAGAATGAAGAGGGAAGATAAGAACTACACAAACGTTGGCGAGAGTTCTGTTCCTAATTGAATAGCCATAATACAAGTGCTAAAGACTGTTTAGGTTTCTTGTATAATTTCTGTCACGGCCTTTGCCTCAGGTGGACACATTATTGACTACTTTAATGAAATGGTGGCGTCTTTTGTAATTCCTTTGAATCTTTGTGGCCCACTTGCCTCACGTtggtttaaatattcttttgaattttgcccaAGGCAGCGAGGCTAGCATAGTTTATTAACATTAACACACTGAAAAGAATTATTCAATTCGATCGTTAtcatgaaagaggtctatgatGGTTTCATTTCTCGTTATTCACCTGAAAATCCGCCCGACTATTAAATTATCGAAAAAAACACCGAAAGTGATCATCGCTTGTTGAAAACCGTCTTCGTTATATTTTCAAGTTAAACTGGAAATTGCCTACTCCGTCGTTTGCCCAACGGATAGGAATTAACTTAAGGTTCGTCTTGAACTCATACAGGACTTTCTGTTAGATATATGATTATGATTGTAAATCATAAACCAAGCAGCTAACCTAGTTGAATTCAGCAACAAAGAAACTGAGAAGCGAATGTAGTGAACAGCAGGTTAGCAATACTTCTATGTTCATGTGCGTGCAGCTTATGCTGAAGGCTTGAAATGGGATCCAGACCAAAATTCAGCTTTGGGGACAAATTGCATCCAATGTCAAATTTACGAACGTTTTTATCTGGCATTTTGACTGTGTATATAGGTAACGCTTAAAATAGTTAATGCAATTTGGATCAATTATTAATAAAACGAGTGGAACTTTTATTTCCGCTCACGTTCTTGTGTATTGATAATCTGGCCATTTTTCTAGCTAAAAAAAAAGACGAATGGAACTGAAGCAGCATCCGGTCGCAAAATTTGAGGTGTTAAAGTTTAAGACTGATACACAGCTACGTTCGCAGATGAACTGACTGGCTATTTTGAGAAGTTAATTACAAGGGATACACTTTGCCGAGTTCTAACTTCAAGCTGATTGATAGAGTAGTTTCGCCCTGTCAAATGAAAAACTGTATACAAATACAAAGGTTGCTCTTTGATAGGGTCTCAAATGAGAACAACCGTTAGCCACAAAACTGGAAGAGAAAGAtactatagaaaaattcattaccTGATTCGTGAATTCCGCGTTAAATTGCACGCGAAAACCGACATCGCACGAATcgcgaagcgatgagtgcgatacccaggggggggggggggggcccctatatggaacagacggggatgctcgtcggaaattttggatttaacccctaaagaagactaatctgggcgtgacttaagcaaattttgacccctaaaagagactgctaaaaaagaaaaataagaagaaaaaagaaaatttgattctgtttctcttcgcgtaattgtGTTTCTTCGCAGAatcctaaacgagaccttggcagcttaaaatattggcgctttgcccggaacaccctaagcgagaccaaaatcctaAATTTATACCCCTAAGAGACGACGAGCATTCcttctgtttcatatgggagccCTTACCTGCCCTGACCCCTTCCCTCAGCCGTCCTGTTGCATAACCTCACAAATAATTCCCATGGAAAATTCAGAGTAATATGCCCAGTCAATTATGACTGtcaatcattattattatattgagTATGGAATTTTAAGAAATTGGGAACACTGCCCTTTGCATCGCAACTTGATATATATGCCGGTCTTCCTCCTGTACTAGAATGGAATCCCACATgcctctcttccttttcttgatTTTGCGCATTCAAAATTACTGAAATATTTCTTGATAACGTTGTTAAGAAATCTGATAAACACCCGAATAAGTCTGCTGAAGCAAAGGACAAATTGCTCAAAGATATTGCAGCAAGTATTGTGGTGTATTCATCAAGCCTTCCTTGCCATATTTCCAACCCTATTAGATCGGATTCATTAAAAACCGTCGAACTCCTTTCGATAGTGCTACCAAGGGAAGTTAAAAACTCTTTGATATCCTGCGATGTGAGCGTGTCCGCCATTTCGAAGGGATAAGACTAAGTACCTCGTGTAAGGGGTCAGGTATTATACTACAAAAAGCCGCTGACTCGCCGGCCCAAGCAAAACTAATCGATATTCTCGACTGTTGATTTCTTAATCTCGTATACCGATTTCTCATTCTCAATGGGTGATGTGCCGAGCTGCGTGACTTTTTTTCTGGAGTAATGCAATCCGCTTCTGAAATGCTGAATTGTCATTCTCGTACGGTAGATATTTCTTTTCAGCGTATGAATTCTCTTTCTCGTGTGGCGAGTTTTAATCTCACACATCGATTACCACATTTCATTAGTTGATTTCTCGTACAGTGATTCCTAATCTCACATATCGATTACTATTTCTCAACAAGTGATTTTAAAACTCATACCACTTTTGTCATGTTTGGCTTGCCATATTTTTCTATAGAATCGCAAAGCTAAAGCTAAACTCGCAGTCTGATTGGCTATCGAAGAGGGGGTATTTAGCGCTGAATCGCACTTGTGCATGAGGCGACATTGCTGACACGAGTCAACAATATTTGACAAGCGTTGTACATGGCCAGATCATTTGAGCCGAGAAAATTTCAGCTGAGACGACAGGGTTCGCGGGTTGGAAATTCTAAAAAGCTGTTCCACATTGGTCATCTTTTCTTTCCAGGAGACGCCAAGAATAGCGCTAAGCGATCCTGTATGTAGGGTGCTGATTCGGTTTTCATGTCCTCTGCTCCTGGTCCAAGAGGCGGCGTCACCAAGTAAAACACTCAACACAAGCCCCGTACACTCTGACTTTTGTCTGGATGAGATGTTTATTCCTAAGCCCTCTTTTCTCGAGTTTGCCAAACACTACAACACCTTTACCGATTCGTGCAGGCAGCTCTGTAGTAGttacgaaaatttggtttatcaacggagttgataatgaaaattgaccaccgtaccaatttacattat from Montipora foliosa isolate CH-2021 unplaced genomic scaffold, ASM3666993v2 scaffold_412, whole genome shotgun sequence encodes:
- the LOC137988231 gene encoding lactadherin-like; the protein is MNFAIAFVPIYLLLRKGIADPCTASYSVQGQVLQNHTFKTETTERIEDCMMPCIEYPGCHSSNFYRIDKRCELNDKTHASHPEDMGYRPYTIYTGDIFRPTPCRKKLDCGRQMNCSSSLICEACPIQPLGMENNEIPNGEMTASSYYGPGYEPWQARLNNIQKSGSTGSWSAYQNAIGQYLQIDLGKKRVVNKIATQGSPSTVYFQWVTSYKLFSSDGAKWKEYQNNGVVKVFTANSDSGTIVSHKLWPQIFSRYVRLSVMSWHHHISMRVELYGCAN